A region of Burkholderiales bacterium JOSHI_001 DNA encodes the following proteins:
- a CDS encoding ribosomal protein L28 (PFAM: Ribosomal L28 family~TIGRFAM: ribosomal protein L28) has translation MARVCQVTGKGPMVGNNISHANNKTKRRFLPNLHYRRFWLETENRWVRLRVSNAALRLIDKVGIDQVVADLRAKGEL, from the coding sequence ATGGCACGCGTCTGTCAAGTCACCGGCAAGGGCCCGATGGTTGGTAACAACATCTCCCACGCCAACAACAAGACCAAGCGTCGTTTCCTGCCCAACCTGCACTACCGCCGGTTCTGGCTGGAAACCGAAAACCGCTGGGTTCGGCTGCGCGTTTCGAACGCCGCGCTGCGCCTGATCGACAAGGTGGGCATCGACCAGGTGGTCGCCGACCTGCGCGCCAAGGGCGAGCTTTAA
- a CDS encoding cold shock protein (PFAM: 'Cold-shock' DNA-binding domain), whose translation MSDMQTGTVKWFDDGKGFGFITPDGGGKDLFAHHTEIKNGGGFRTLAENQKVEFEVRQGPKGLQAANIKPV comes from the coding sequence ATGAGCGACATGCAAACCGGCACCGTCAAGTGGTTCGACGACGGCAAGGGCTTTGGTTTCATCACCCCCGATGGCGGCGGCAAGGATCTTTTTGCCCACCATACCGAGATCAAGAACGGTGGCGGTTTCCGCACCCTGGCCGAAAACCAGAAGGTGGAATTCGAAGTGCGCCAAGGCCCCAAGGGCCTGCAAGCGGCGAACATCAAGCCGGTGTGA
- a CDS encoding phosphoribosylglycinamide formyltransferase, formyltetrahydrofolate-dependent (PFAM: Formyl transferase~TIGRFAM: phosphoribosylglycinamide formyltransferase, formyltetrahydrofolate-dependent), with the protein MKRIVILISGQGSNMQAIALACAAEAWPARVVAVIANRPQAAGLVAAQALGLATEVLDHRAFDSREAFDAALMPLIDAHAPDLVLLAGFMRILSDAFVLHYQGRMLNIHPSLLPAFPGLATHRQALAAGCKLAGATVHFVTPTLDHGPVVAQAAVAVRPDDSEASLAARVLAAEHVIYPRAVRWFVNDRLRVEHGRVQQLDGEPQHWMESP; encoded by the coding sequence ATGAAGCGCATCGTCATCCTGATCTCGGGGCAGGGCTCCAACATGCAGGCCATCGCCCTGGCCTGCGCGGCCGAGGCCTGGCCGGCGCGGGTGGTGGCGGTCATAGCCAACCGGCCGCAGGCCGCGGGGCTGGTGGCGGCCCAGGCCCTGGGCCTGGCGACCGAGGTGCTGGACCACCGTGCCTTCGACAGCCGCGAGGCCTTCGACGCCGCGCTGATGCCCCTTATCGACGCCCACGCGCCCGACCTGGTGCTGCTGGCCGGCTTCATGCGCATCCTCAGCGACGCCTTCGTGCTGCACTACCAGGGCCGCATGCTGAACATCCACCCCTCGCTGCTGCCGGCCTTTCCGGGCCTGGCCACGCACCGCCAGGCACTGGCGGCGGGCTGCAAGCTGGCGGGCGCCACCGTGCACTTCGTCACCCCCACGCTGGACCATGGGCCCGTCGTGGCGCAGGCGGCGGTGGCGGTGCGGCCCGATGACAGCGAAGCCTCGCTGGCCGCGCGCGTGTTGGCGGCCGAACACGTGATCTACCCGCGCGCGGTGCGCTGGTTCGTCAACGACCGCTTGCGCGTCGAGCACGGCCGCGTGCAACAACTGGACGGCGAACCCCAGCACTGGATGGAAAGCCCCTGA
- a CDS encoding ribosomal protein L33 (PFAM: Ribosomal protein L33~TIGRFAM: ribosomal protein L33, bacterial type), whose product MATKGGREKIKLESTAGTGHFYTTNKNKKTTPEKLEFMKFDPKARKHVIYKETKLK is encoded by the coding sequence ATGGCCACCAAAGGCGGACGCGAGAAGATCAAGCTGGAAAGCACGGCCGGCACCGGTCACTTCTACACCACCAACAAGAACAAGAAGACCACGCCCGAGAAGCTCGAGTTCATGAAATTCGACCCCAAGGCGCGCAAGCACGTCATCTACAAGGAAACCAAGCTGAAGTGA
- a CDS encoding periplasmic chaperone LolA (PFAM: Outer membrane lipoprotein carrier protein LolA~TIGRFAM: periplasmic chaperone LolA): MRSGVVAALLLVAMRLAHADALDTLREFARDVKSGKANFTQTVTSPDGAKKKNAAGQFEFLRPNRFRFTYVKPFEQQIVADGQKVWLYDQDLNQVTVRPMAQALGATPAALLAGTAMEKDFELSAQPARDGLDWVQAVPRQADGSIKTLRVGFKGKVLAAMEIVDAFGQRSLLQFADVQANVKLPDDRFVFTPPKGVDVIAQ, from the coding sequence ATGAGGTCCGGCGTTGTTGCCGCGCTGCTGCTGGTCGCGATGCGCCTGGCGCATGCCGATGCGCTGGACACCCTGCGCGAATTCGCGCGCGACGTGAAAAGCGGCAAGGCGAACTTCACGCAGACCGTCACGTCACCCGACGGGGCGAAGAAGAAGAACGCCGCCGGCCAGTTCGAATTTCTGCGTCCGAACCGCTTCCGCTTCACCTATGTCAAGCCCTTCGAGCAGCAGATCGTCGCCGACGGCCAGAAGGTGTGGCTGTACGACCAGGATCTGAACCAGGTGACCGTGCGGCCCATGGCCCAGGCGCTGGGCGCCACGCCAGCGGCGCTGCTGGCCGGCACGGCCATGGAGAAGGACTTCGAACTCAGCGCGCAGCCCGCGCGCGACGGCCTGGACTGGGTGCAGGCTGTGCCGCGCCAGGCCGACGGGTCGATCAAGACCCTGCGCGTGGGTTTCAAGGGCAAGGTGCTGGCGGCGATGGAAATCGTGGACGCCTTCGGCCAGCGCTCCTTGCTGCAATTCGCCGATGTACAGGCCAATGTGAAATTGCCCGACGACCGGTTTGTCTTCACGCCGCCGAAGGGCGTGGACGTCATCGCGCAATAA
- a CDS encoding cAMP-binding protein (PFAM: Bacterial regulatory proteins, crp family; Cyclic nucleotide-binding domain) has protein sequence MSMLSNLDLIRRVPIFSMLTNEQAQGIADSVVKRRFRRGELVVEQGRKSNSLFILLNGRARVLTSDSRGREVILAVLESGDYVGEMSLIDNEPHSATVRCEIQTDMLILGRTDFARCLPENSTLSYAILRGLVRRLRHADRQIESLALLDVYGRVARTLLEMAEDVDGQKIIRGKVSRQDMAKVVGASREMVSRVMKDLEERGNIETQDNGSVLIKERIHNE, from the coding sequence ATGTCGATGCTGTCGAACCTGGACTTGATCCGTCGCGTGCCGATCTTTTCGATGCTCACCAACGAGCAGGCCCAGGGCATCGCCGACAGCGTCGTGAAGCGACGCTTTCGCCGCGGCGAACTGGTGGTGGAGCAGGGTCGCAAGAGCAATTCGCTGTTCATCCTGCTGAACGGCCGGGCCCGCGTGCTCACCTCCGATTCGCGCGGTCGCGAGGTCATCCTGGCGGTGCTGGAGTCTGGCGACTATGTGGGCGAGATGAGCCTGATCGACAACGAGCCGCATTCGGCCACCGTGCGCTGCGAAATCCAGACCGACATGCTCATCCTGGGCCGCACCGACTTCGCCCGCTGCCTGCCCGAGAACAGCACCCTGTCCTACGCCATCCTGCGCGGCCTGGTGCGCCGCCTGCGTCACGCCGACCGCCAGATCGAGAGCCTGGCCCTGCTGGATGTGTACGGCCGCGTGGCTCGCACCCTGCTGGAAATGGCCGAGGACGTGGATGGCCAGAAGATCATCCGTGGCAAGGTTTCGCGCCAGGACATGGCCAAGGTGGTGGGCGCCTCGCGTGAAATGGTCAGCCGGGTCATGAAGGACCTGGAAGAGCGCGGCAACATCGAGACCCAGGACAACGGCTCGGTGCTGATCAAGGAACGCATCCACAACGAGTGA
- a CDS encoding fatty-acid desaturase (PFAM: Fatty acid desaturase), translating to MNDMTTLWNLLVDWAAHGLTGASVWQVVIYTLVVTHLTIAGVTLFLHRAQAHRALDLGPIPSHFFRFWLWLTTGMVTKEWVAIHRKHHAKCETVDDPHSPVTRGIKTVLLQGSELYRTEAKNPETLAKYGHGTPDDWIERHVYTGHSVKGVALMLIINLLLFGALGATVWAIQMLWIPINAAGIINGVGHYWGYRNFEAPDASTNISPWGIMIGGEELHNNHHTYPTSAKFSVKPFEFDLGWAYIRVLSALGMAKVRKTPPKLAFTDRINPVADARTLEAIIANRYEVMARYALELRAACEAELERLKSQGAYARLADMKIAQRWLHRDDDKIPGDVRAQLASALNDSPRLAKLLAMREELRQLWTRTNVSAEQLVVDLQAWCKKAEDSGIAALQEFARTLRAARVPA from the coding sequence ATGAACGACATGACAACGTTGTGGAACCTGCTGGTGGACTGGGCGGCCCATGGGCTGACCGGCGCCAGCGTCTGGCAGGTGGTGATCTACACCTTGGTGGTGACGCACCTCACCATCGCCGGGGTCACGCTTTTCCTGCACCGGGCACAGGCCCACCGCGCTCTGGACCTGGGGCCCATCCCCTCGCACTTTTTCCGCTTCTGGCTGTGGCTGACCACCGGCATGGTCACCAAGGAGTGGGTGGCCATCCATCGCAAGCACCACGCCAAGTGCGAAACCGTGGATGACCCGCACAGCCCGGTCACCCGCGGCATCAAGACCGTGCTGCTGCAGGGCAGCGAGCTCTACCGCACCGAGGCCAAGAACCCCGAAACCCTGGCCAAATACGGCCATGGCACGCCCGACGACTGGATCGAGCGCCATGTGTACACCGGCCATTCGGTCAAGGGCGTGGCGCTGATGCTCATCATCAACCTGCTGCTGTTCGGCGCCCTGGGCGCCACCGTGTGGGCGATCCAGATGCTGTGGATCCCGATCAACGCGGCGGGCATCATCAACGGCGTCGGCCACTACTGGGGCTACCGCAATTTCGAGGCGCCTGACGCATCCACCAACATCTCGCCCTGGGGCATCATGATTGGCGGCGAGGAGCTTCACAACAACCACCACACCTACCCCACATCGGCCAAGTTCTCGGTCAAGCCTTTCGAGTTCGACCTGGGCTGGGCCTACATCCGGGTGCTGTCGGCACTCGGCATGGCCAAGGTGCGCAAGACGCCGCCCAAGCTGGCGTTCACCGACCGCATCAATCCAGTGGCCGATGCCCGCACGCTGGAAGCCATCATCGCCAACCGCTACGAGGTGATGGCCCGCTACGCGCTGGAACTGCGCGCGGCCTGCGAGGCCGAACTGGAACGGCTGAAGAGCCAGGGCGCCTACGCCCGCCTGGCCGACATGAAGATCGCCCAGCGCTGGCTGCACCGCGACGACGACAAGATTCCGGGTGACGTGCGGGCCCAACTGGCCAGCGCCCTGAACGACAGCCCGCGGCTGGCCAAGCTGCTGGCCATGCGCGAAGAACTGCGCCAGCTGTGGACCCGCACCAATGTGTCGGCCGAACAGTTGGTGGTGGACTTGCAGGCCTGGTGCAAGAAAGCCGAAGACAGCGGCATCGCCGCCCTGCAGGAATTCGCCCGCACCCTGCGCGCGGCCCGCGTTCCGGCCTGA
- a CDS encoding tRNA/rRNA cytosine-C5-methylase (PFAM: NOL1/NOP2/sun family~TIGRFAM: ribosomal RNA small subunit methyltransferase RsmB) → MHPNALLDLCTLLLKQLQKLDAPADGTVSTFFRHHRELGIRERHALAETAYAVLRKRLLYQNLAQSGSGALERRLALLAWAGEPGALRGAIGPQEREWLNQVKQIDLASLPDKLRHNLPDWLAGALRHSLGEDEFQSLSNTLMEPAPLDLRVNTMKAKREAAIAALAESRITAVPTPYSPWGLRVDGKPALNKAAAFNDGWVEVQDEGSQLLAALLDAKRGEMVVDFCAGAGGKTLAIGATMRNTGRLYAFDISGHRLEALKPRLARSGLSNVHPVQIAHERDDRIKRLAGKIDRVLVDAPCSGLGTLRRNPDLKWRQSPQAVVELQAKQKAILASAARLLKPGGRLVYATCSLLADENEAVAQAFAAEHPQFQPLDAGEALAKAHVAQSETLVANGFLRLWPHRHGTDGFFAAVWQREA, encoded by the coding sequence ATGCACCCGAACGCCCTGCTGGACCTGTGCACACTGCTGTTGAAGCAACTGCAGAAACTGGACGCCCCGGCCGATGGCACGGTGTCCACCTTTTTCCGCCACCACCGCGAACTCGGCATCCGTGAACGCCACGCGCTGGCCGAGACCGCCTACGCGGTGCTGCGAAAACGCCTGCTCTACCAGAACCTGGCGCAAAGTGGCAGCGGGGCGCTGGAGCGCCGCCTGGCCCTGCTGGCCTGGGCCGGCGAGCCCGGCGCCTTGCGTGGCGCCATCGGCCCGCAGGAGCGCGAATGGCTGAACCAGGTGAAACAGATCGACCTGGCCAGCCTGCCTGACAAGCTGCGCCACAACCTGCCCGACTGGCTGGCGGGCGCCCTGCGCCATTCACTGGGCGAAGACGAATTCCAGTCCTTGAGCAACACGCTGATGGAGCCTGCGCCGCTGGACCTGCGCGTGAACACGATGAAGGCCAAGCGCGAAGCGGCCATCGCGGCGTTGGCTGAAAGCCGCATCACGGCCGTGCCCACGCCCTACTCGCCCTGGGGCCTGCGGGTGGACGGCAAGCCGGCGCTGAACAAGGCGGCGGCCTTCAACGACGGCTGGGTGGAGGTGCAGGACGAAGGCAGCCAACTGCTGGCCGCGCTGCTGGACGCCAAGCGCGGCGAGATGGTGGTGGACTTCTGTGCCGGCGCCGGCGGCAAGACCCTGGCCATTGGCGCGACCATGCGCAACACCGGGCGCCTGTACGCCTTCGACATCTCCGGCCACCGGCTGGAAGCGCTGAAACCCCGCCTGGCGCGCAGCGGCCTGTCCAACGTGCACCCGGTGCAGATCGCCCACGAGCGCGACGATCGCATCAAGCGCCTGGCCGGCAAGATCGACCGCGTGCTGGTGGATGCGCCCTGCTCGGGCTTGGGCACCTTGCGACGCAACCCCGACCTGAAGTGGCGCCAGTCGCCGCAGGCGGTGGTGGAATTGCAGGCCAAGCAGAAGGCCATCCTGGCCAGCGCGGCGCGGCTGCTGAAGCCGGGTGGCCGCCTGGTGTATGCCACCTGCAGCCTGCTGGCCGACGAGAACGAAGCGGTGGCCCAGGCCTTCGCGGCCGAGCACCCGCAGTTCCAGCCCCTGGACGCGGGCGAGGCCCTGGCCAAGGCCCATGTGGCGCAGTCCGAGACCCTGGTGGCCAACGGTTTCCTGCGCCTGTGGCCGCACCGCCATGGCACGGATGGGTTTTTTGCGGCGGTGTGGCAACGCGAGGCTTGA
- a CDS encoding thioredoxin-disulfide reductase (PFAM: Pyridine nucleotide-disulphide oxidoreductase~TIGRFAM: thioredoxin-disulfide reductase), with amino-acid sequence MSTAAPTHSQLLILGSGPAGYTAAIYAARANLKPTLITGMAQGGQLMTTTEVDNWPADVAGVMGPDLMQRFQQHAERFATQMVFDHINEVDLSRRPFQLKGDSGTYTCDALIIATGASAKYLGLPSEQAFMGRGVSGCATCDGFFYRGEEVCVVGGGNTAVEEALYLSNIATKVHLVHRRDKFRAEPIMMDKVADKVAAGKMELHLFQTLEEVLGDQTGVTGVRLKHATTGATKDLTLKGCFIAIGHHPNTDIFQGQLEMKDGYIVTRSGLAGMATMTSVEGVFAAGDVQDHVYRQAITSAGTGCMAALDAQRFLEQQG; translated from the coding sequence ATGAGCACTGCCGCCCCCACCCATTCCCAACTGCTGATCCTGGGCTCCGGCCCGGCCGGCTACACCGCCGCCATCTATGCCGCGCGCGCCAACCTGAAGCCCACGCTGATCACCGGCATGGCTCAGGGCGGCCAACTGATGACCACCACCGAGGTGGACAACTGGCCCGCCGACGTGGCGGGTGTGATGGGTCCGGACCTGATGCAGCGCTTCCAGCAGCACGCCGAGCGCTTTGCGACGCAGATGGTGTTCGACCACATCAACGAAGTCGATCTGTCACGCCGCCCGTTCCAGTTGAAGGGCGACTCCGGCACCTACACCTGCGACGCACTGATCATCGCCACCGGCGCTTCGGCCAAGTACCTGGGCCTGCCGTCCGAGCAGGCCTTCATGGGCCGCGGCGTGTCGGGCTGCGCCACCTGCGACGGATTCTTCTACCGCGGCGAAGAGGTCTGCGTGGTGGGCGGTGGCAACACCGCGGTGGAAGAGGCGCTGTACCTGTCCAACATCGCCACAAAGGTTCACCTGGTGCACCGGCGTGACAAGTTCCGCGCCGAGCCCATCATGATGGACAAGGTGGCCGACAAGGTGGCCGCGGGCAAGATGGAACTGCACCTGTTCCAGACCCTGGAAGAGGTGCTGGGCGACCAGACCGGCGTCACCGGCGTGCGACTGAAGCACGCAACCACCGGCGCCACCAAGGACCTGACGCTCAAGGGCTGCTTCATCGCCATCGGCCACCACCCCAACACCGACATCTTCCAGGGCCAGTTGGAGATGAAGGACGGCTACATCGTCACCCGCTCGGGCTTGGCCGGCATGGCCACCATGACCAGCGTGGAAGGCGTGTTTGCCGCCGGGGATGTGCAGGACCATGTGTACCGCCAGGCCATCACCTCGGCCGGCACCGGCTGCATGGCGGCGCTCGATGCGCAAAGGTTCCTGGAACAGCAGGGCTGA
- a CDS encoding tryptophanyl-tRNA synthetase (PFAM: tRNA synthetases class I (W and Y)~TIGRFAM: tryptophanyl-tRNA synthetase~manually curated), which produces MRPRVLSGMRPTGALHLGHYHGALKNWVKLQQDYDCFYFVADWHALTTHYEEREVMERYVYDMVIDWLAAGLDPDNSTIFVQSRLPEHAELFTLLAMGTPLGWLERVPTYKDQMEKLKDRDLATYGFLGYPLLQAADILIYKAAFVPVGEDQSSHVELTREVARRFNHLYGRVPGFELKMAAALAKLPKDDARYLDKQRKAYQESGDAAAYGKAEGLLKKAAGAVEGWTSDDTEMLLGHVRGGGKVILPEPQALHTEVLRLPGLDGTKMSKSYGNAVLMRDDAAVVEKKVRGMVTDPARARRTDPGDPEKCPVWAFHKIYSDEPTRDWVVQGCKTAGIGCLECKQPVIDGIVREQQVWKDRAETYLCEPKKVHWIVENGTERARTLARQTMKDVREAMGLTY; this is translated from the coding sequence ATGCGACCCCGCGTACTTTCCGGCATGCGCCCCACCGGCGCGCTGCACCTGGGCCACTACCACGGCGCCCTCAAGAACTGGGTGAAGCTGCAGCAGGACTACGACTGCTTCTACTTCGTGGCCGACTGGCATGCGCTGACCACGCACTACGAAGAGCGTGAGGTGATGGAGCGCTATGTCTATGACATGGTGATCGACTGGCTGGCCGCCGGCCTGGACCCGGACAACTCCACCATCTTCGTGCAGAGCCGCCTGCCCGAGCACGCCGAGCTGTTCACGCTGCTGGCCATGGGCACGCCGCTGGGCTGGCTGGAGCGCGTGCCGACCTACAAGGACCAGATGGAAAAGCTGAAGGACCGCGACCTGGCGACCTACGGCTTCCTGGGCTACCCGCTGCTGCAGGCGGCCGACATCCTGATCTACAAGGCCGCTTTCGTGCCGGTGGGCGAGGACCAGTCTTCGCACGTGGAACTCACGCGCGAGGTGGCGCGGCGCTTCAACCACCTGTATGGCCGCGTGCCGGGCTTCGAGCTGAAGATGGCCGCCGCGCTGGCCAAGCTGCCCAAGGACGACGCGCGCTACCTGGACAAGCAGCGCAAGGCCTACCAGGAAAGCGGTGACGCCGCGGCCTACGGCAAGGCCGAGGGCCTGCTGAAGAAGGCCGCCGGCGCGGTGGAAGGCTGGACCAGCGACGACACCGAGATGCTGCTGGGCCATGTGCGCGGTGGCGGCAAGGTGATCCTGCCCGAGCCCCAGGCCCTGCACACCGAGGTGCTGCGCCTGCCCGGCCTGGACGGCACCAAGATGAGCAAGAGCTATGGCAACGCGGTGCTGATGCGCGACGACGCGGCCGTGGTGGAAAAGAAGGTGCGCGGCATGGTGACCGACCCCGCCCGCGCCCGCCGCACCGACCCCGGCGACCCGGAGAAATGCCCCGTCTGGGCCTTTCACAAGATCTACAGCGACGAGCCCACGCGCGACTGGGTGGTGCAAGGCTGCAAGACCGCCGGCATCGGCTGCCTGGAATGCAAGCAGCCGGTGATCGACGGCATCGTGCGCGAGCAGCAGGTGTGGAAGGACCGGGCCGAAACCTACCTGTGCGAGCCCAAGAAGGTGCACTGGATCGTCGAGAACGGCACCGAGCGGGCACGCACCCTGGCGCGCCAGACCATGAAGGACGTGCGCGAAGCGATGGGGCTCACCTACTGA
- a CDS encoding DNA segregation ATPase, FtsK/SpoIIIE family (PFAM: Ftsk gamma domain; FtsK/SpoIIIE family), whose amino-acid sequence MVGGAVAWLLLLLALATHSAGDPGFSTSGSGQPLANKVGLLGAWASDLALFAFGYSVWWLMLVGLRVWLSTLARWLRADAHPVADAGVATRHPRLMFWGGLALLMAASCSLEWTRLYRWDALLPGGQAGGVLGAMLGPLSMKWLGFAGSGVFWIAALVVSIAGAMRFSWLRTAEALGAWAESWREKRSEALERAQDLRIGQEAQREREQVVLEQQQDIEEHIPIVIEPAVVNVPKSERVAKERQQPLFVELADTKLPQVDLLDAAPGRTESVTPESLEMTSRLIEKKLKDFGVEVRVVAASPGPVITRYEIEPATGVKGAQVVNLAKDLARSLSLVSIRVVETIPGKTTMALELPNAKRQMIRLAEILGSQVYNDAGSLLTMGLGKDIVGAPMVADLAKMPHCLVAGTTGSGKSVGINAMILSVLYKAEARDVRLILIDPKMLEMSVYEGIPHLLCPVVTDMKQAANALNWCVGEMERRYKLMSKMGVRNLAGYNKKIDEAKARGELIPNPFSLTPEAPEPLDRLPFVVVVIDELADLMMVVGKKIEELIARLAQKARAAGIHLILATQRPSVDVITGLIKANIPTRLSFQVSSKIDSRTILDQMGAEALLGQGDMLYLTPGGGLPVRVHGAFVSDEEVHRVVDYLKSQGEPNYIEGILEGGVLDDAAGGDGGGPGGSADGEADPMYDQAVAIVLQNKKASISLVQRHLRIGYNRAARLLEQMEKSGLVSAMSTNGNRDLLVPKRDE is encoded by the coding sequence ATGGTGGGTGGCGCCGTGGCCTGGCTGCTGCTGCTGCTGGCCCTGGCCACACACAGTGCGGGCGACCCCGGCTTTTCCACCAGTGGCAGTGGCCAGCCCCTGGCCAACAAGGTGGGCCTGCTGGGCGCCTGGGCTTCCGATCTGGCCCTGTTCGCATTCGGCTATTCGGTCTGGTGGCTGATGCTCGTGGGCCTGCGCGTGTGGCTGTCCACGCTGGCGCGCTGGCTGCGGGCCGATGCCCATCCTGTGGCCGACGCCGGTGTGGCCACGCGCCACCCACGCTTGATGTTCTGGGGCGGCCTGGCCTTGCTGATGGCCGCCAGCTGTTCGCTGGAATGGACCCGGCTGTACCGCTGGGACGCCCTGTTGCCCGGCGGGCAGGCCGGTGGGGTGCTGGGCGCGATGCTCGGCCCCTTGTCGATGAAGTGGCTGGGCTTTGCCGGCTCGGGCGTGTTCTGGATCGCCGCCTTGGTGGTATCCATCGCTGGCGCCATGCGCTTTTCCTGGCTGCGCACCGCGGAAGCGCTGGGGGCCTGGGCCGAAAGCTGGCGCGAGAAGCGCAGCGAGGCGCTGGAGCGTGCGCAGGACCTGCGCATCGGCCAGGAGGCCCAGCGCGAACGCGAGCAGGTGGTGCTGGAGCAGCAGCAGGACATCGAGGAGCACATCCCGATCGTCATCGAGCCGGCGGTGGTGAACGTGCCCAAGAGCGAGCGCGTGGCCAAGGAACGCCAGCAGCCGCTGTTCGTGGAACTGGCCGACACCAAACTGCCGCAGGTGGACCTGCTGGACGCGGCCCCCGGCCGCACCGAGAGCGTCACGCCCGAGTCGCTGGAAATGACCAGCCGGCTGATCGAGAAGAAGCTGAAGGACTTCGGCGTCGAGGTGCGTGTGGTGGCCGCCTCGCCCGGCCCAGTCATCACGCGCTACGAGATCGAACCGGCCACCGGCGTGAAGGGTGCGCAGGTCGTCAACCTGGCCAAGGACCTGGCGCGCTCGCTGTCGCTGGTGTCCATCCGCGTGGTCGAGACCATCCCCGGCAAGACGACCATGGCGCTGGAACTGCCCAACGCCAAGCGGCAGATGATCCGCCTGGCCGAGATCCTGGGCTCGCAGGTCTACAACGATGCCGGCTCGCTGCTGACCATGGGCCTGGGCAAGGACATCGTCGGCGCGCCCATGGTGGCTGACCTGGCCAAGATGCCGCACTGCCTGGTGGCCGGCACCACCGGTTCGGGCAAGAGCGTGGGCATCAACGCGATGATCCTGAGCGTGCTCTACAAGGCCGAAGCGCGCGACGTGCGGCTCATCCTCATCGACCCCAAGATGCTGGAGATGAGCGTCTACGAAGGCATCCCACACCTGCTTTGCCCGGTGGTCACCGACATGAAGCAGGCCGCCAACGCGCTGAACTGGTGTGTGGGCGAGATGGAGCGCCGCTACAAGCTGATGTCCAAGATGGGCGTGCGCAACCTGGCCGGCTACAACAAGAAGATCGACGAGGCCAAGGCCCGCGGTGAGCTCATCCCCAACCCCTTCAGCCTGACGCCCGAAGCGCCCGAACCGCTGGACCGCCTGCCCTTCGTGGTGGTGGTGATTGATGAGTTGGCCGACCTGATGATGGTCGTGGGCAAGAAGATCGAAGAATTGATCGCGCGGCTGGCGCAGAAGGCGCGCGCTGCCGGCATCCACCTGATCCTGGCGACGCAGCGGCCCAGCGTGGACGTGATCACCGGCCTGATCAAGGCCAACATCCCCACGCGCCTGTCCTTCCAGGTCTCCAGCAAGATCGACAGCCGCACCATCCTGGACCAGATGGGCGCCGAGGCCCTGCTGGGCCAAGGCGACATGCTCTACCTGACGCCCGGCGGCGGCCTGCCGGTGCGGGTGCACGGGGCCTTCGTCAGCGACGAGGAGGTGCACCGGGTGGTGGATTACCTGAAGAGCCAGGGCGAGCCCAACTACATCGAAGGCATCCTGGAAGGCGGCGTTCTGGACGACGCGGCCGGCGGCGATGGTGGCGGGCCAGGCGGCAGCGCCGACGGCGAGGCCGACCCCATGTACGACCAGGCGGTGGCCATCGTGCTGCAGAACAAGAAGGCCAGCATCTCCTTGGTGCAGCGGCATTTACGCATCGGATACAACCGCGCCGCGCGTTTGCTGGAACAAATGGAAAAGTCCGGGCTCGTAAGTGCCATGTCCACCAATGGCAACCGCGACCTGCTGGTGCCCAAACGCGATGAGTGA